A DNA window from Streptomyces sp. B21-083 contains the following coding sequences:
- the fdxA gene encoding ferredoxin — MTYVIAQPCVDVKDKACIEECPVDCIYEGQRSLYIHPDECVDCGACEPVCPIEAIFYEDDVPDEWQDYYKANVEFFDVLGSPGGAAKLGLIERDHPLIVALPPQAQGAS; from the coding sequence GTGACGTACGTGATCGCGCAGCCATGTGTGGACGTGAAGGACAAGGCGTGCATCGAGGAGTGTCCCGTCGACTGCATCTACGAGGGGCAGCGGTCGCTGTACATCCACCCCGATGAGTGCGTCGACTGCGGGGCGTGTGAGCCGGTCTGCCCGATCGAGGCGATCTTCTACGAGGACGACGTGCCGGATGAGTGGCAGGACTACTACAAGGCGAACGTCGAGTTCTTCGACGTACTCGGCTCACCCGGGGGCGCGGCCAAGCTGGGCCTCATCGAGCGCGACCACCCGCTGATCGTGGCGCTCCCGCCACAGGCGCAGGGGGCGAGCTGA
- a CDS encoding cupin domain-containing protein has protein sequence MHIAEIGTGTRRRAPLPDGPIAEALTSADTSDRLAVVHVELPAGGSMLEHDHGASEIVLIPLSGTVELCQEGKNRTLSAGSTAHIATGERVSLNNPGAEPASLIVVASPPEFAGRLASWPVV, from the coding sequence ATGCACATCGCCGAAATCGGGACAGGCACCCGCCGCCGCGCTCCCCTTCCGGACGGACCGATCGCGGAAGCGCTCACCAGCGCCGACACCTCCGACCGGCTGGCAGTCGTCCACGTGGAACTGCCCGCAGGCGGCAGCATGCTCGAACATGACCACGGCGCCTCGGAGATTGTGCTGATTCCCCTGTCGGGGACGGTCGAGCTGTGCCAGGAGGGCAAGAACCGGACTCTGTCCGCCGGTTCCACGGCGCACATCGCCACCGGAGAGCGTGTCAGCCTCAACAACCCCGGCGCGGAGCCGGCATCCCTCATAGTGGTGGCCTCACCACCCGAGTTCGCCGGCCGGCTGGCGTCCTGGCCTGTCGTCTGA
- the ctaD gene encoding aa3-type cytochrome oxidase subunit I translates to MSATPDAGKAAAVTRFGAQPKGGNFVVSWATTTDHKRIGTLYITTSFVFFLIGGVMALLMRAELARPGLQVMSNEQFNQAFTMHGTIMLLMFATPLFAGFANWIMPLQIGAPDVAFPRLNILAYWLYLLGSLIAVGGFLTPQGAADFGWFAYAPLNSAVRSPGIGADMWIMGLALSGFGTILGSVNFITTIICMRAPGMTMFRMPIFTWNVLLTGVLVLIAFPVLAAALLVLEADRKFGAQVFDAVNGGALLWQHLFWFFGHPEVYIIALPFFGVVSEVIPVFARKPMFGYLGLIGATIAIAGLSITVWAHHMFATGGVLLPFFAFMSYLIAVPTGVKFFNWTGTMWKGSLSFETPMLWALGFLVTFLFGGLTGVILASPPLDFHVTDSYFVVAHFHYVVFGTVVFAMFSGFYFWWPKFTGKMLDERLGKIHFWTLFVGFHSTFLVQHWLGAEGMPRRYADYLAADGFTALNTISTIGAFLLGISTLPFLYNVWKTAKYGREVEIDDPWGYGRSLEWATSCPPPRHNFLTLPRIRSESPAFDLNHPDIAAAPRLAESDAHPRQNGAPDDHGR, encoded by the coding sequence ATGAGTGCGACACCCGACGCCGGAAAAGCGGCGGCCGTAACCCGATTCGGCGCCCAGCCCAAAGGCGGCAACTTCGTGGTCAGCTGGGCGACCACCACGGATCACAAGAGAATCGGAACGCTGTACATCACGACCTCGTTCGTCTTCTTCCTCATCGGTGGTGTCATGGCGCTGCTGATGCGCGCCGAGCTGGCCCGTCCGGGGCTGCAGGTCATGTCGAACGAGCAATTCAACCAGGCGTTCACGATGCACGGTACGATCATGCTGCTGATGTTCGCGACGCCGTTGTTCGCCGGTTTTGCAAACTGGATCATGCCGCTGCAGATCGGTGCGCCGGACGTGGCGTTCCCGCGGTTGAACATCCTGGCCTACTGGCTGTACCTGCTGGGCTCGCTGATCGCTGTGGGGGGCTTCCTCACCCCGCAGGGAGCCGCCGACTTCGGCTGGTTCGCCTACGCACCGTTGAACAGTGCGGTGCGCTCTCCAGGTATCGGCGCCGATATGTGGATCATGGGGCTGGCGTTGTCCGGCTTCGGGACGATCCTTGGCTCGGTCAACTTCATCACCACCATCATCTGCATGCGTGCGCCGGGGATGACCATGTTCCGCATGCCGATCTTCACCTGGAACGTGCTGCTCACGGGTGTGCTGGTACTGATCGCCTTTCCCGTGCTGGCGGCCGCGCTGCTTGTCCTGGAGGCGGACCGGAAGTTCGGTGCCCAGGTCTTCGATGCAGTCAACGGCGGGGCGCTGCTGTGGCAGCACCTGTTCTGGTTCTTCGGTCATCCAGAGGTGTACATCATCGCGCTGCCCTTCTTCGGCGTCGTTTCCGAAGTCATTCCGGTCTTCGCCCGCAAGCCGATGTTCGGCTACCTGGGGTTGATCGGTGCGACGATCGCGATCGCCGGCCTGTCGATCACTGTGTGGGCCCACCACATGTTCGCCACCGGTGGTGTCCTGCTGCCGTTCTTCGCTTTCATGTCGTATCTGATCGCGGTGCCGACCGGGGTGAAGTTCTTCAACTGGACCGGCACGATGTGGAAGGGGAGTCTCAGCTTCGAGACACCCATGCTGTGGGCCCTCGGCTTTCTGGTCACCTTCCTCTTCGGCGGACTGACAGGCGTCATTCTTGCCTCCCCGCCACTGGACTTCCACGTCACCGACTCGTACTTCGTCGTGGCTCACTTCCACTACGTTGTCTTCGGTACGGTGGTGTTTGCGATGTTCTCCGGCTTCTATTTCTGGTGGCCGAAGTTCACCGGCAAAATGCTCGACGAGCGTCTCGGGAAGATCCATTTCTGGACGCTGTTCGTCGGCTTCCACTCGACCTTCCTCGTCCAGCACTGGCTGGGCGCGGAAGGCATGCCCCGCCGCTATGCCGACTACCTGGCTGCCGACGGTTTCACCGCGCTCAACACGATTTCCACGATCGGCGCCTTCCTGCTGGGCATCTCCACGCTTCCGTTTCTGTACAACGTCTGGAAAACGGCAAAGTACGGACGAGAAGTGGAGATTGACGACCCGTGGGGGTACGGCCGATCGCTGGAGTGGGCGACATCCTGCCCGCCCCCGCGGCACAACTTCCTCACCCTTCCCCGCATCCGTTCCGAGTCTCCCGCTTTCGACCTGAACCACCCAGACATCGCTGCGGCACCCCGGCTCGCCGAGTCCGATGCCCACCCGCGGCAGAACGGGGCACCGGATGATCATGGCCGGTGA